A genomic region of Serratia fonticola contains the following coding sequences:
- the cueO gene encoding multicopper oxidase CueO, translating into MLRRDFIKLTAALGAASALPLWSRAAWAADRPALPIPAILTPDAQGKIALALQTGEMNWLPNMATKTWGINGGLLGPAVRLQRGKSVTVDIRNTLPEASTVHWHGLEIPGDVDGGPHALIQPGATRTVSFTVEQPAATCWFHPHTHGKTGQQVMMGLGGLVLLEDDESRQLPLPKTWGKDDFPVILQDKRLGKDGQIEYQLDIMSAAVGWFGDRMFTNGATYPQHIAPRGWLRLRFLNGCNARSLNLAASDNRPLYVIASDGGFLGEPVKLTELPLLMGERFEVLVDASDGKPFDIVTLPVKQMGMTLAPFDQPLPVLHIQPSLEHGVKSMPDSLVKLPVLPSLAGVKERWLQLMMDPKLDMLGMQALMDRYGHQAMAGMSMDHGSAANSMAGMDHGEMKGMDHGSMPAMDHSKMDHGSKPFDFSHGNTINGKAFDMAKPMFDVKRGQYEKWTISGEGDMMLHPFHIHGAQFRILSENGKPPVAHRAGWKDTVLVEGQRSEVLVRFNHLASAEQAYMAHCHLLEHEDTGMMLGFTVTG; encoded by the coding sequence ATGTTACGCCGTGATTTTATTAAATTGACCGCCGCATTGGGGGCAGCAAGTGCTTTACCATTATGGAGCCGTGCCGCCTGGGCGGCCGATCGGCCAGCTTTACCGATCCCAGCCATATTGACGCCAGACGCACAGGGAAAGATTGCACTGGCGCTGCAAACTGGTGAGATGAACTGGTTACCCAATATGGCCACCAAAACCTGGGGGATCAACGGCGGGTTACTTGGCCCGGCAGTACGTCTGCAACGTGGCAAGTCAGTGACCGTGGATATCCGCAATACACTGCCTGAAGCCAGCACGGTGCATTGGCACGGGTTGGAAATCCCCGGTGATGTTGATGGGGGCCCGCATGCCTTGATCCAGCCGGGTGCCACGCGAACCGTGAGTTTCACCGTAGAGCAACCGGCGGCAACCTGCTGGTTCCACCCGCATACCCACGGCAAAACGGGCCAGCAGGTGATGATGGGGTTAGGAGGGCTGGTGTTGCTGGAGGATGACGAGAGCCGTCAATTGCCGTTGCCGAAAACCTGGGGTAAAGACGATTTCCCTGTGATCCTGCAGGATAAACGCCTGGGTAAAGATGGCCAGATTGAATATCAGTTGGACATCATGAGTGCGGCTGTCGGCTGGTTTGGCGACCGGATGTTTACCAACGGCGCAACCTATCCACAGCATATTGCACCGCGCGGTTGGCTGCGTCTGCGCTTCTTGAACGGCTGTAACGCCCGTTCGCTCAACCTGGCTGCCAGCGATAATCGGCCTTTATATGTGATTGCCAGTGACGGTGGATTCCTTGGCGAACCGGTAAAACTGACTGAATTACCGTTGCTGATGGGCGAACGCTTTGAGGTACTGGTTGATGCCTCTGATGGTAAGCCTTTTGATATTGTTACCCTGCCGGTGAAGCAGATGGGCATGACGTTGGCCCCGTTCGACCAGCCATTGCCGGTATTGCATATCCAGCCTTCGCTGGAGCATGGCGTGAAATCGATGCCGGACAGCCTGGTGAAACTCCCTGTTTTGCCATCGCTGGCCGGGGTAAAGGAACGCTGGTTGCAGCTGATGATGGATCCTAAACTCGATATGTTGGGTATGCAGGCTTTGATGGATCGCTACGGTCATCAGGCGATGGCGGGCATGAGCATGGATCACGGCAGTGCGGCTAACAGCATGGCTGGTATGGATCATGGTGAGATGAAGGGGATGGATCACGGCAGTATGCCTGCGATGGATCACAGTAAGATGGATCATGGCAGCAAGCCGTTTGATTTCAGCCACGGTAATACCATTAACGGTAAAGCTTTCGATATGGCCAAGCCGATGTTCGACGTCAAGCGGGGCCAATACGAGAAGTGGACCATTTCCGGTGAAGGCGACATGATGCTGCATCCGTTCCACATTCACGGTGCCCAGTTCCGTATTCTTTCAGAGAATGGTAAGCCCCCGGTGGCGCACCGTGCTGGCTGGAAAGATACGGTGCTGGTCGAAGGCCAGCGCAGTGAGGTGCTGGTACGCTTCAATCATCTTGCCAGTGCAGAGCAGGCCTATATGGCGCATTGCCATCTGCTGGAGCACGAAGATACAGGAATGATGTTGGGCTTTACCGTGACCGGTTGA
- the hpt gene encoding hypoxanthine phosphoribosyltransferase, with the protein MKHTVEVMISEQEVKTRIAELGRQITEHYRDSGSDMVLVGLLRGSFMFMADLCRTIEVSHEVDFMTASSYGSGMSTTRDVKILKDLDEDIRGKDVLIVEDIIDSGNTLNKVREILALRGPKSLAICTLLDKPERREVDVPVEYVGFSIPDEFVVGYGIDYAQRYRHLPYIGKVVLLDD; encoded by the coding sequence ATGAAGCACACTGTAGAAGTAATGATTTCCGAGCAGGAAGTTAAGACCCGTATCGCCGAGCTTGGCCGCCAGATCACCGAACATTACCGCGACAGCGGCAGTGATATGGTGTTGGTCGGGCTGCTGCGTGGATCTTTCATGTTTATGGCCGATTTGTGCCGCACCATTGAAGTGTCGCATGAAGTAGACTTTATGACGGCTTCCAGCTACGGCAGCGGTATGTCTACCACCCGTGATGTGAAGATCCTCAAAGATCTGGATGAAGATATCCGTGGGAAAGACGTGTTGATCGTTGAAGACATCATCGATTCCGGTAACACCTTGAATAAGGTGCGTGAGATCCTGGCACTGCGTGGGCCGAAATCCCTGGCGATTTGTACGCTGTTGGATAAACCTGAGCGCCGTGAAGTGGACGTCCCGGTGGAATACGTCGGATTCTCAATCCCGGACGAATTCGTGGTGGGCTATGGTATCGATTATGCTCAGCGCTATCGCCATCTGCCTTACATCGGCAAAGTCGTGTTGTTGGACGACTAA
- the can gene encoding carbonate dehydratase, protein MKEIERLIANNQAWSANINQEDPGFFERLAQAQKPRFLWIGCSDSRVPAERLTGLEPGELFVHRNVANLVIHTDLNCLSVVQYAVDVLEVEHIIICGHLGCGGVEAAVENPELGLINNWLLHIRDLWYKHSSLLGELEPEQRLDVLCEINVIEQVYNLGHSTIMQSAWKRGQKVMIHGWVYGIQDGRLHDLEVAATSRESLEMGYRKAIAKLKQEKESF, encoded by the coding sequence ATGAAAGAAATAGAAAGGCTTATCGCCAATAACCAAGCTTGGTCGGCGAATATCAACCAGGAAGATCCCGGCTTTTTTGAACGTTTAGCTCAAGCACAAAAACCACGCTTCTTATGGATAGGCTGCTCTGACAGCCGAGTCCCCGCCGAACGCCTGACCGGGCTTGAACCGGGTGAACTGTTCGTTCATCGCAACGTGGCAAACCTGGTGATCCATACCGATCTGAACTGCCTGTCCGTGGTGCAATATGCCGTCGACGTGCTGGAAGTTGAGCATATCATCATCTGTGGCCACCTAGGTTGCGGTGGTGTAGAAGCAGCAGTAGAAAACCCGGAGTTGGGGCTGATCAACAACTGGCTGCTGCACATTCGCGATCTGTGGTACAAACACAGCTCGCTGCTGGGAGAACTGGAACCGGAACAACGGCTGGATGTGCTCTGTGAGATCAATGTGATTGAACAGGTTTACAACCTGGGCCATTCCACCATCATGCAATCCGCCTGGAAACGCGGGCAGAAAGTGATGATCCACGGCTGGGTATACGGGATCCAGGATGGACGTTTACACGATCTGGAAGTAGCAGCCACCAGCCGTGAAAGTCTGGAAATGGGTTACCGCAAAGCGATCGCCAAACTTAAACAGGAAAAAGAGTCTTTCTAG
- a CDS encoding ABC transporter ATP-binding protein — translation MNYALEIAQLTKTYAGGVKALRGIDLNVEAGDFYALLGPNGAGKSTTIGIISSLVNKTSGLVRVFGYDIDKDIVNAKRQLGLVPQEFNFNPFETVMQIVVNQAGYYGVERREAQARAEKYLSQLDLWGKRNERARMLSGGMKRRLMIARALMHQPKLLILDEPTAGVDIELRRSMWGFLKELNAQGTTIILTTHYLEEAEMLCRNIGIIQHGELVENTSMKELLAKLKSETFILDLAAKSPLPKLEGYHSRLTDTSTLEVEVMREQGLNGLFTQLSAQGIQVQSMRNKANRLEELFVNLVNGDGDKA, via the coding sequence ATGAATTATGCACTGGAAATAGCGCAGTTGACGAAAACCTACGCCGGTGGCGTAAAGGCACTGCGCGGCATCGACCTGAACGTTGAAGCGGGGGATTTTTATGCTCTGCTGGGACCAAACGGTGCCGGGAAATCAACCACTATCGGTATTATCAGTTCACTGGTCAACAAGACCTCAGGCCTTGTGCGGGTGTTTGGCTATGATATCGATAAGGATATCGTCAACGCCAAGCGTCAACTTGGGCTGGTGCCGCAGGAGTTTAACTTCAACCCGTTTGAAACCGTCATGCAGATTGTGGTCAATCAGGCCGGTTACTATGGTGTTGAGCGCCGTGAAGCGCAGGCTCGTGCTGAAAAGTACCTTAGCCAACTCGATCTCTGGGGCAAGCGCAATGAACGGGCGCGTATGCTTTCCGGCGGGATGAAGCGCCGTCTGATGATTGCCCGTGCCTTGATGCATCAACCCAAGTTGCTGATCCTCGATGAACCGACCGCCGGGGTGGATATTGAGCTGCGCCGCTCGATGTGGGGATTCCTCAAAGAATTGAACGCCCAAGGTACCACCATCATTCTGACGACCCACTATCTGGAAGAGGCGGAAATGCTGTGCCGCAATATCGGCATTATTCAGCACGGTGAACTGGTAGAGAACACCTCAATGAAGGAATTACTGGCGAAGCTGAAGTCAGAAACCTTCATTCTCGATCTGGCCGCCAAAAGTCCGTTGCCAAAGCTGGAAGGGTATCACAGCCGTTTGACCGATACTTCCACGCTGGAAGTGGAAGTGATGCGTGAACAAGGCCTGAATGGCCTGTTCACACAACTGAGTGCGCAGGGGATCCAGGTCCAGAGCATGCGTAACAAGGCTAACCGGCTGGAAGAGCTGTTTGTCAATCTGGTAAACGGCGATGGAGATAAAGCATGA
- a CDS encoding ABC transporter permease, whose translation MMHLYWVALKSIWAKEINRFARIWIQTLVPPVITMTLYFIIFGNLIGSRIGEMHGFDYMQFIVPGLIMMAVITNSYANVAASFFSAKFQRNIEELLVAPVPTHVVIAGYVGGGVARGICVGILVTVISLFFVPLQVHAWWVIAVTLLLTAILFSLGGLLNAVFATTFDDISLIPTFVLTPLTYLGGVFYSLTLLPPFWQAVSKLNPIVYMISGFRYGFLGISDVPLALTMAVLVAFIVVFYGLAWYLIERGRGLRS comes from the coding sequence ATGATGCATTTGTATTGGGTGGCCTTGAAGAGCATCTGGGCCAAAGAGATTAACCGTTTTGCCCGCATCTGGATCCAGACGCTGGTGCCACCGGTAATCACCATGACCTTGTATTTCATCATTTTTGGCAACCTGATTGGTTCGCGCATTGGTGAGATGCACGGTTTTGACTATATGCAGTTTATCGTTCCTGGCTTGATCATGATGGCGGTGATCACCAACTCTTATGCCAACGTAGCGGCTTCCTTCTTCAGCGCCAAATTCCAGCGCAATATTGAAGAGTTGCTGGTGGCGCCAGTACCCACCCATGTGGTGATTGCTGGCTATGTGGGGGGCGGCGTGGCGCGTGGTATCTGTGTCGGTATTCTGGTTACGGTTATCTCATTGTTCTTCGTCCCGCTGCAGGTTCATGCCTGGTGGGTCATTGCGGTGACATTGCTGCTGACGGCAATCCTGTTCTCGCTCGGGGGGCTGCTCAATGCGGTGTTTGCCACGACTTTCGACGATATCAGCCTGATCCCGACCTTTGTGTTGACGCCGTTGACCTATCTGGGTGGGGTCTTCTACTCGCTGACGTTGCTCCCCCCATTCTGGCAGGCGGTGTCCAAACTGAACCCCATCGTGTATATGATCAGTGGCTTCCGCTACGGTTTTCTCGGCATCAGCGATGTACCATTGGCGTTGACCATGGCGGTATTGGTCGCCTTTATCGTGGTGTTCTACGGTTTGGCCTGGTATCTGATCGAACGTGGTCGTGGCCTGCGTAGTTAA
- a CDS encoding polysaccharide deacetylase family protein: MQPQHKIAAGLLGILMFLLVPASQADLLSEDSAVKAEYMEAQRNSEIYSLIGEHVIPVGEVKRGQLIQVFPADAEYYEFKFGHGTGFIDKDDVRAISKSRKVKDDLGELNKPLTNQNLVTQRSINVYTAADNKSEVFGVLEENLRYPIVGKLKDRLNNTWYEVNIGERLGFVSGLDCEIDNGIPVLTYHHLLKNEENKRFRNTSTTTSDVAFSNQMTYLKQTGYDTISMYQLEAYLNNQINLPGKVVVLTFDDGLKSVYRYAYPVLKTYGFRATAFIISSRIKRHPQKWNPDSLQFMSISELKSIQDVFDIQSHTHFLHRTDANRQPILLSRSLHNIEFDFEHSRRALEQFNPHVLYLSYPFGGYNQNAIQAAKDAGFHMAVTTVQGKVKPGDNPYTLKRLYILRTDSIPTMAERIANKPGALSGVTVTE, from the coding sequence ATGCAGCCTCAACACAAGATAGCGGCAGGGCTTCTCGGCATTTTGATGTTTTTGCTGGTACCCGCGTCGCAGGCGGATCTCCTGTCAGAAGACAGCGCTGTCAAAGCCGAATACATGGAAGCGCAGCGTAACAGCGAAATTTATTCGCTGATTGGTGAACATGTCATTCCGGTAGGAGAAGTAAAGCGGGGGCAACTGATTCAGGTGTTCCCGGCAGATGCGGAATACTATGAGTTTAAATTTGGCCACGGTACTGGCTTTATTGATAAAGACGATGTCCGCGCCATCAGCAAGTCTCGCAAGGTGAAGGACGATTTGGGGGAACTGAACAAACCGCTGACCAATCAGAACCTGGTCACCCAGCGCTCCATCAACGTTTACACCGCTGCCGACAATAAAAGCGAAGTCTTTGGCGTGTTGGAAGAGAATCTACGCTATCCGATTGTGGGTAAATTGAAAGACCGGCTGAATAACACCTGGTATGAAGTCAACATTGGTGAGCGTCTGGGATTTGTCAGCGGGCTGGATTGCGAGATCGATAACGGGATACCGGTGCTGACGTACCATCATCTGCTGAAGAACGAAGAAAATAAGCGTTTTCGTAATACCTCAACTACGACCTCCGACGTGGCTTTCAGCAACCAGATGACCTACCTGAAACAGACGGGGTATGACACGATCTCGATGTATCAGCTGGAAGCCTATCTGAACAATCAGATTAACCTGCCGGGGAAAGTGGTGGTGCTGACTTTTGATGATGGGCTTAAATCGGTCTACCGCTATGCTTATCCGGTGCTTAAAACCTATGGTTTTCGCGCCACGGCGTTTATCATTTCTTCACGTATCAAACGTCATCCGCAGAAATGGAACCCGGATTCGCTGCAGTTTATGAGTATTTCTGAGCTGAAAAGCATCCAGGATGTGTTTGATATTCAATCTCACACTCACTTCCTGCATCGTACCGATGCCAACCGCCAGCCGATCCTGCTCAGCCGCTCACTGCATAATATCGAATTTGATTTTGAGCACTCCAGACGGGCGCTGGAACAGTTTAATCCGCATGTGCTGTACCTTTCCTATCCCTTCGGTGGTTATAACCAGAATGCGATCCAGGCGGCCAAAGATGCCGGGTTCCATATGGCGGTCACCACGGTGCAGGGTAAAGTCAAGCCGGGGGATAATCCGTATACCTTGAAACGGCTGTATATCCTGCGCACCGATTCCATTCCCACCATGGCGGAGCGGATAGCCAACAAGCCTGGTGCGTTGTCGGGTGTGACGGTAACAGAATAG
- the panD gene encoding aspartate 1-decarboxylase has product MIRTMLQGKLHRVKVTQADLHYEGSCAIDQDFLEAAGILEYEAIDIYNVDNGQRFSTYAIAAERGSRIISVNGAAARCACVGDKLIICSYVQMSDADARQLHPKVAYFEGDNHLQRKAKAVPVQVA; this is encoded by the coding sequence ATGATACGTACTATGTTGCAAGGCAAGCTGCATCGGGTAAAAGTGACTCAGGCTGACTTGCATTACGAAGGTTCCTGCGCCATTGATCAGGATTTTCTGGAAGCGGCCGGGATCCTGGAATATGAAGCGATCGATATCTATAACGTTGACAACGGCCAGCGTTTCTCCACCTATGCCATCGCCGCTGAACGCGGTTCGCGCATTATCTCGGTCAATGGGGCGGCAGCCCGCTGTGCCTGCGTTGGCGACAAACTGATCATCTGTTCTTATGTGCAGATGAGCGACGCCGATGCCCGTCAGCTCCATCCTAAAGTCGCCTACTTCGAAGGTGACAACCATCTGCAACGCAAGGCGAAAGCCGTTCCCGTTCAGGTTGCCTGA
- the panC gene encoding pantoate--beta-alanine ligase, giving the protein MVIIETLPLLRQQIRRWRQDGKRIALVPTMGNLHEGHMTLVEEARARADVVVVSIFVNPMQFERPDDLARYPRTLQEDCEKLNRRNVDLIFAPAPAEVYPKGLEEQTSVDVPGISTMLEGASRPGHFRGVSTIVSKLFNLVQPDLACFGEKDYQQLALIRKMVADMGYDIEIVGVPTVRAKDGLALSSRNGYLTAEERKIAPRLSKIMNELAVQLSNGERHVDEMLAQTAEKLKAAGFTPDELFIRDAETLQPLGIESRRAVVLMAAWLGKARLIDNQQVDLTQ; this is encoded by the coding sequence ATGGTAATTATTGAAACCCTGCCACTGCTGCGCCAACAAATCCGCCGCTGGCGGCAAGACGGCAAGCGCATCGCACTGGTGCCCACCATGGGCAATCTGCATGAGGGTCATATGACGCTGGTCGAAGAAGCGCGCGCCCGTGCCGATGTGGTGGTAGTGAGCATTTTCGTTAACCCGATGCAATTCGAACGCCCGGACGACCTGGCTCGCTACCCGCGCACGCTACAGGAAGACTGTGAAAAGTTGAACCGCCGTAATGTCGATCTGATCTTTGCGCCGGCCCCTGCCGAAGTTTATCCCAAAGGATTGGAAGAGCAGACCAGCGTCGATGTTCCTGGTATATCAACCATGCTGGAGGGGGCCAGTCGCCCAGGGCACTTCCGCGGGGTTTCCACTATCGTCAGTAAGTTGTTTAATCTGGTTCAACCCGATCTGGCCTGCTTTGGTGAGAAGGATTACCAGCAGTTGGCGCTCATCCGCAAGATGGTCGCCGATATGGGGTATGACATCGAAATTGTTGGTGTCCCCACCGTACGGGCCAAAGATGGGCTGGCACTTAGCTCACGCAATGGTTACCTCACCGCCGAAGAACGCAAGATAGCGCCTCGGTTAAGCAAGATTATGAATGAATTGGCCGTACAGCTCAGTAATGGGGAACGCCACGTCGATGAGATGTTGGCACAAACCGCCGAGAAGCTAAAAGCCGCAGGCTTTACCCCGGATGAACTGTTTATCCGCGATGCAGAGACGTTGCAGCCGCTGGGTATCGAAAGCCGACGAGCCGTGGTGCTGATGGCCGCCTGGTTGGGTAAAGCCCGTCTGATCGATAACCAACAGGTTGATTTGACTCAATAG
- the panB gene encoding 3-methyl-2-oxobutanoate hydroxymethyltransferase: MKPTTISHLRQWKQEQRKFATITAYDASFAQLFEEQGIKVLLVGDSLGMTLQGHDSTLPVTVADVAYHTRAVRRGAPACLLLADLPFMSYATPEQACQSAAELMRAGANMVKLEGGSWLYDTVKMLTERAVPVCGHLGLTPQSVNVFGGYKVQGRDELAAKQLLEDAKNLELAGMQLLVLECVPTELARKVTEALSIPVIGIGAGNATDGQILVMHDALGITGGHTPKFAKNFLAQSGDIRSAVQLYIREVEQGLYPDEEHSFS; this comes from the coding sequence ATGAAACCCACCACCATCAGCCATTTACGCCAGTGGAAACAGGAGCAACGCAAGTTTGCTACCATCACCGCTTACGATGCCAGCTTTGCGCAGTTGTTTGAAGAGCAAGGCATTAAAGTACTGCTGGTCGGTGACTCGCTGGGAATGACACTGCAAGGGCACGACTCAACGCTACCCGTCACCGTTGCCGACGTGGCCTATCATACCCGCGCAGTGCGCCGTGGCGCACCAGCCTGCCTGTTGTTAGCTGACCTGCCCTTCATGAGCTATGCCACCCCCGAACAAGCCTGCCAGAGCGCAGCTGAGCTGATGCGTGCCGGCGCGAACATGGTCAAACTGGAAGGTGGCAGTTGGCTGTATGACACGGTGAAAATGCTCACAGAACGTGCCGTGCCGGTTTGTGGCCATCTGGGTCTCACACCACAATCCGTCAACGTATTCGGTGGCTATAAGGTGCAAGGACGCGATGAACTGGCGGCCAAGCAACTGCTGGAAGATGCCAAGAACCTGGAACTGGCAGGTATGCAACTGCTGGTACTGGAGTGCGTACCGACCGAGTTAGCCCGCAAGGTCACTGAGGCGTTGTCGATCCCGGTGATCGGCATCGGGGCCGGTAACGCTACCGATGGTCAGATACTGGTGATGCACGATGCTTTAGGGATCACCGGTGGTCATACCCCCAAATTTGCCAAGAACTTTTTGGCACAGAGTGGCGATATCCGCAGTGCCGTACAGCTGTATATCCGGGAAGTCGAACAAGGCCTCTATCCTGATGAAGAACACTCGTTCAGCTGA
- the qseB gene encoding quorum sensing response regulator transcription factor QseB produces MRILLIEDDKLIGDGIKAGLTKLGFNLDWFTDGVIGKNALESAPYDAVILDLSLPGLDGLDLLRQWRQAGQDVPVLILTARDALEQRVSGLQSGADDYLCKPFALTEVAARLQALIRRRYGQLTPQLVHGNVVFDAASRSVSCNGEPVTLTPRELAVLELFLHSKGRVLARSVLQEKLYTWDDEVSSNTVEVHIHHLRRKLGSGFIRTVHGVGYTLGDEP; encoded by the coding sequence ATGAGAATTCTGTTGATTGAAGATGACAAGCTGATCGGTGACGGTATCAAGGCCGGATTGACCAAGTTGGGGTTCAACCTCGACTGGTTTACCGATGGTGTCATCGGCAAGAACGCACTGGAAAGCGCGCCTTATGATGCAGTGATCCTCGATCTCAGTCTGCCGGGGTTAGATGGGCTCGATCTGCTGCGCCAGTGGCGTCAGGCCGGACAGGATGTGCCGGTACTGATCCTCACCGCGCGTGATGCGTTGGAGCAGCGTGTCAGCGGGTTGCAGAGCGGGGCAGATGACTACCTGTGCAAACCTTTCGCACTGACAGAGGTTGCGGCACGCCTGCAAGCGTTGATCCGCCGTCGTTATGGTCAACTGACCCCTCAATTGGTGCACGGTAATGTCGTGTTTGATGCCGCATCACGCAGTGTGAGCTGCAATGGCGAGCCCGTCACGCTGACCCCGCGTGAGTTGGCGGTATTAGAACTGTTTCTGCATAGCAAAGGCCGGGTATTGGCGCGGTCAGTACTTCAGGAAAAACTCTATACCTGGGATGATGAAGTGAGCAGTAACACAGTTGAAGTGCATATCCATCATTTGCGCCGCAAACTGGGCAGTGGTTTTATCCGCACGGTACATGGGGTGGGTTACACATTGGGAGATGAACCGTGA